Proteins from a genomic interval of Paenibacillus thermoaerophilus:
- a CDS encoding penicillin-binding transpeptidase domain-containing protein, producing MNGSLKWRAIMAGGLFSLFFMGLIGRLYWIQVVDAAELMDAAQDVWESSHVLTADRGGIYDRNGNPLAVDGAAYTVAVNPQFINGNGLQKVVASKLSQLIGKPESEMLDLFAKEAAKERQRIHVELNPQGRKIDAKIGEDIIKTFSDGKNKCVKYPTYVNCSGYGVLLMNQKKRFYPSERTAAHLLGFVNNEDKPGAGLELKYDELLRGVDGSIRFKKDKMGYRLPDADVEHIEPVHGKDLKLTIDKTIQSYMETTLEKVYKEWKPKSVTAIAADPNTMQILGLVNYPNYDPNQFNKAQEEDFRNHAIQSVYEPGSTFKIVTLAAAVEEGVFHPDEMFEAGMIKVTGQEIHDHDRVRRTISYREGLLRSSNVAFIKLGLERLGKDKLKEYIERFGFGAKTGIDLPAEGIGKIDFNYPVEVATASFGQGVSVTAIQQIAAVSAIANGGKLMKPYVVQEITDPNTKETVKIEPTVVRQVVSPETAKQVALLLEEVVSNQEIGTGRRAYIDGYRVAGKTGTAQKVGPDGQYMKDKWVVSFIGFAPVENPKIALIIIADDPDLKGDYRQGGLVAGPAFKEIVSQALRYWKIEPEASAIRSDNLLSGEEVYTRKAGAYEQQPVAAVTETLRKQGIPYEVLGKGNTVVAQYPAAGTEMGQLQRMVLMSEPPASLDLPDLTGRSLREALELCALFGAACQAEGEGYVKAQQVVEGEGGKTVKLTLTPELPASKPVATPGPTATPKPSAKPGGGKTAAGPSPKATPKPTPSSKPSAAAR from the coding sequence ATGAACGGATCGCTGAAATGGAGAGCCATCATGGCGGGGGGGTTATTCTCCCTTTTTTTTATGGGATTGATTGGCCGTTTGTATTGGATTCAGGTGGTCGACGCAGCCGAGCTGATGGACGCGGCGCAGGACGTGTGGGAGTCGAGCCACGTGCTGACGGCCGATCGCGGCGGCATCTACGACCGCAACGGAAATCCGCTTGCGGTGGACGGCGCGGCCTATACGGTAGCGGTCAACCCGCAGTTTATCAACGGGAACGGGCTGCAGAAGGTTGTCGCCTCCAAGCTGTCGCAACTGATCGGCAAGCCCGAGAGCGAGATGCTCGATCTGTTCGCGAAGGAAGCGGCGAAGGAGAGGCAGCGCATCCATGTCGAGCTGAATCCGCAAGGCCGTAAGATCGACGCGAAGATCGGCGAGGACATCATCAAGACGTTCTCCGACGGCAAAAACAAATGCGTCAAATATCCGACGTACGTCAACTGCAGCGGCTACGGCGTGCTGCTGATGAACCAGAAAAAACGCTTTTACCCTTCCGAGCGGACGGCCGCCCATCTGCTCGGCTTCGTGAACAACGAAGACAAGCCGGGCGCGGGCCTTGAGCTGAAATACGACGAGCTGCTGCGCGGCGTGGACGGCTCGATCCGCTTCAAGAAGGACAAGATGGGCTATCGTCTGCCGGATGCGGACGTTGAGCACATCGAGCCGGTGCACGGCAAAGATCTGAAGCTGACGATCGACAAGACGATTCAGTCGTATATGGAGACGACGCTGGAGAAGGTATACAAGGAATGGAAACCGAAAAGCGTCACCGCCATCGCGGCCGACCCGAACACGATGCAGATTCTCGGGCTCGTCAACTATCCGAATTACGATCCAAACCAGTTCAACAAGGCGCAGGAGGAAGATTTCCGCAATCACGCGATCCAGTCGGTTTACGAGCCGGGCTCGACGTTTAAGATCGTGACGCTGGCGGCCGCCGTCGAGGAAGGCGTGTTTCATCCCGACGAGATGTTCGAGGCGGGCATGATCAAGGTGACGGGGCAGGAAATTCACGACCACGACCGGGTGCGCCGGACGATCAGCTACCGGGAAGGCCTGCTGCGCTCCAGCAACGTCGCCTTCATCAAGCTGGGTTTAGAGCGGCTCGGCAAGGATAAACTGAAAGAATATATCGAGAGATTCGGCTTCGGGGCGAAAACCGGGATCGATCTGCCGGCCGAAGGGATCGGAAAAATCGATTTCAACTATCCCGTCGAAGTCGCGACCGCTTCGTTCGGCCAAGGCGTCAGCGTCACCGCGATCCAGCAGATCGCGGCGGTGTCGGCGATCGCCAACGGCGGCAAGCTGATGAAGCCGTATGTCGTCCAGGAGATCACCGATCCCAATACAAAGGAAACGGTGAAAATCGAGCCGACGGTCGTCCGCCAGGTCGTCTCGCCCGAAACGGCGAAACAAGTCGCGCTGCTGCTGGAAGAAGTGGTGTCCAACCAGGAGATCGGGACGGGCCGCCGGGCGTATATCGACGGATACCGGGTGGCCGGCAAGACGGGCACGGCGCAGAAGGTCGGGCCCGACGGCCAGTACATGAAGGACAAGTGGGTGGTGTCGTTTATCGGCTTCGCCCCGGTGGAAAATCCGAAGATCGCCCTCATCATCATCGCGGACGACCCGGATTTGAAAGGAGACTACCGGCAGGGCGGCCTCGTCGCCGGTCCGGCGTTCAAGGAGATCGTCTCCCAGGCGCTCCGGTACTGGAAGATCGAGCCGGAAGCGAGCGCCATCCGCAGCGACAATCTGCTGTCCGGCGAAGAGGTCTACACGAGGAAGGCCGGCGCTTATGAACAGCAGCCGGTCGCCGCGGTGACGGAAACGCTGCGCAAGCAGGGCATTCCGTACGAGGTGCTCGGCAAAGGCAACACGGTTGTCGCCCAATATCCGGCCGCCGGGACGGAAATGGGGCAACTGCAGCGAATGGTATTGATGAGCGAACCGCCGGCAAGCCTCGACCTGCCCGATCTGACGGGCCGGTCGCTGCGGGAGGCGCTCGAGCTGTGCGCCCTGTTCGGCGCGGCTTGCCAGGCGGAAGGCGAAGGATATGTCAAGGCTCAGCAGGTCGTCGAAGGCGAAGGCGGCAAAACCGTCAAGCTGACGCTGACGCCCGAGCTGCCCGCGAGCAAGCCGGTCGCCACGCCCGGTCCGACGGCGACGCCGAAGCCGTCCGCCAAGCCGGGCGGCGGCAAAACGGCCGCCGGCCCTTCGCCAAAAGCGACGCCCAAGCCGACGCCGTCTTCCAAACCTTCCGCGGCCGCACGGTAA
- the mraZ gene encoding division/cell wall cluster transcriptional repressor MraZ, with protein sequence MFMGEYQHSIDDKGRLTIPAKFREALGDVFVVTRGLDNCLFVYPMPEWQALEQKLKALPMMKSDARAFARFFFSGATECELDKQGRVNLPNTLCEYAKLTKDCVVLGVSNRVEIWSKELWSSYFAQSEESFNEIAEKLVDFQF encoded by the coding sequence GTGTTCATGGGGGAATATCAGCACAGCATCGACGACAAAGGCCGTCTGACGATTCCCGCCAAATTCCGTGAAGCGCTCGGCGACGTGTTTGTCGTCACCCGCGGTCTCGACAACTGCTTGTTCGTCTACCCGATGCCCGAGTGGCAAGCCCTGGAGCAAAAGCTCAAAGCATTGCCGATGATGAAATCCGACGCCCGCGCATTCGCCCGTTTTTTCTTCTCCGGCGCCACCGAATGCGAGCTGGATAAACAGGGAAGGGTAAATTTACCGAATACGCTGTGCGAATACGCCAAGCTGACCAAAGATTGCGTCGTGCTGGGCGTCTCCAACCGGGTGGAAATCTGGAGCAAGGAACTTTGGAGCTCGTACTTCGCGCAGTCGGAGGAATCGTTTAACGAAATCGCGGAAAAACTGGTGGACTTCCAGTTTTGA
- the rsmH gene encoding 16S rRNA (cytosine(1402)-N(4))-methyltransferase RsmH: MFHHVTVLREESVDGLQVKPGGIYIDCTLGGAGHSSLIAERLRGSGLLIAFDQDDAALKHAAERLAPFGGQIKLVKSNFRRLREVLESMPEVPRNKAGVPQVDGVLYDLGVSSPQLDEGERGFSYNHDAELDMRMDRETPLTAKIIVNEWSEAELARILWEYGEEKFAKRIARTIAEARVRKPIETTGELAELVKSGIPAAARRTGGHPAKRSFQALRIAVNDELGAFEDSLQQAIDCLKPGGRVAVITFHSLEDRICKTGFAKHIGTCKCPPGLPMCACGAKSTLRLVNRKPITASAEELKANNRARSAKLRIAEKLAD, translated from the coding sequence TTGTTTCACCACGTGACGGTACTCAGGGAAGAATCCGTCGACGGGCTGCAAGTCAAGCCCGGCGGCATTTATATCGATTGCACATTGGGCGGGGCGGGGCATAGCTCGCTTATCGCCGAACGGCTTCGGGGGAGCGGGCTGCTGATCGCCTTCGATCAGGACGATGCGGCCCTGAAGCACGCGGCGGAGCGGCTCGCGCCGTTCGGCGGTCAGATCAAGCTGGTCAAAAGCAACTTCCGCCGCCTGCGGGAAGTGCTGGAGTCGATGCCGGAGGTGCCCCGGAACAAAGCCGGCGTACCCCAGGTCGACGGCGTGCTGTACGATCTCGGCGTCTCGTCGCCCCAACTGGACGAAGGCGAACGGGGGTTCAGCTACAACCATGACGCGGAGCTCGACATGCGCATGGATCGCGAAACGCCGCTGACGGCCAAGATCATCGTCAACGAATGGAGCGAGGCCGAACTCGCGCGAATTTTGTGGGAGTACGGCGAGGAGAAGTTCGCGAAGCGGATCGCGCGGACGATCGCGGAAGCGCGGGTCCGCAAGCCGATTGAGACGACCGGCGAACTGGCCGAGCTGGTCAAGTCGGGCATTCCCGCGGCGGCCCGGCGCACGGGCGGCCATCCGGCCAAACGCAGCTTCCAGGCGCTTCGTATCGCCGTCAACGACGAGCTGGGCGCGTTCGAGGATTCGCTCCAGCAGGCGATCGACTGCTTGAAGCCCGGCGGCCGTGTGGCCGTGATCACGTTCCATTCGCTGGAGGACCGCATCTGCAAGACCGGGTTCGCGAAGCATATCGGCACCTGCAAATGTCCGCCCGGACTGCCGATGTGCGCGTGCGGAGCCAAGAGCACGCTCCGGCTGGTGAACCGCAAGCCGATCACGGCGAGTGCCGAAGAATTGAAAGCAAACAACCGGGCCCGCTCGGCCAAGCTGCGTATCGCCGAAAAGCTGGCCGATTGA
- a CDS encoding ABC transporter ATP-binding protein: MKEALLTVRDLRVSFRMYAGEVQAVRGVNFTVAKGEVLAIVGESGCGKSVTAQTIMRLIPTPPSVIKSGSILFDGKYDLAKLSDREMERIRGSQIGMIFQDPMTSLNPTMTIGKQISETIMKHNRVSKDEAMKRALELLKQVGLSNPEGRLKQYPHELSGGMRQRVMIAMALACNPKLLIADEPTTALDVTIQAQIMDLMRELQSKTGASIILITHDLGVVAESAQRVIVMYAGKVVEEGSVEEVFYEPKHPYTWGLLRSVPRLDTQSDELVPIPGTPPDLYAPPKGCSFAARCPYAMEICLERDPVLADVNAWTEEPGNRLDGAPAGEAKPERTGSADERPHKAACWLLHPDAPRVEQPVEVRRHGG; this comes from the coding sequence ATGAAGGAAGCTTTGCTGACGGTCCGCGATCTGCGTGTGTCGTTCCGCATGTACGCGGGCGAAGTACAAGCGGTGCGCGGCGTCAACTTTACCGTCGCCAAAGGGGAAGTGCTGGCGATTGTCGGCGAATCCGGGTGCGGCAAATCCGTAACGGCGCAAACGATTATGCGGCTGATCCCGACCCCGCCGAGCGTCATCAAGAGCGGTTCGATCCTGTTCGACGGCAAGTACGATCTGGCGAAGCTGTCCGATCGCGAGATGGAGCGTATTCGCGGCTCGCAGATCGGCATGATCTTCCAGGACCCGATGACGTCGCTGAATCCGACGATGACGATCGGCAAACAGATTTCCGAAACGATTATGAAGCATAACCGGGTATCCAAAGACGAAGCGATGAAGCGGGCGCTGGAGCTGCTCAAGCAAGTCGGCCTGTCGAATCCGGAAGGGCGGCTCAAGCAATATCCGCACGAGCTGTCGGGCGGCATGCGGCAGCGGGTCATGATTGCGATGGCGCTTGCCTGCAATCCGAAGCTGCTGATTGCCGACGAGCCGACGACGGCGTTGGACGTCACGATCCAGGCGCAGATCATGGACCTGATGCGCGAGTTGCAATCGAAGACGGGCGCGTCGATTATCCTGATCACGCACGATCTCGGCGTTGTCGCCGAGTCCGCGCAACGCGTCATCGTCATGTACGCGGGCAAGGTTGTCGAAGAAGGCTCGGTCGAGGAAGTGTTCTACGAGCCGAAGCATCCGTACACCTGGGGGCTGCTGCGTTCCGTGCCGCGGCTCGACACGCAATCGGACGAACTGGTGCCGATTCCCGGCACGCCGCCGGATCTGTACGCGCCGCCGAAGGGCTGCTCGTTCGCTGCGCGTTGTCCGTATGCGATGGAGATTTGCCTGGAGCGCGATCCGGTGCTGGCCGACGTAAACGCTTGGACGGAGGAGCCGGGCAACCGGCTGGATGGAGCCCCTGCGGGCGAGGCGAAGCCCGAACGGACCGGTTCGGCGGACGAGCGGCCGCACAAAGCGGCATGCTGGCTGCTGCATCCGGACGCTCCGCGCGTCGAACAACCGGTGGAGGTGAGACGCCATGGCGGCTGA
- the ftsL gene encoding cell division protein FtsL — protein sequence MAYINGNLALERRQEEQSKARPAKRPSKPTAPAPRKNALPRQDKLLYLFAIVVGVAVALTVLFRYAQIYGMNVQLQNIEAKIEKLQAENVQLKREVMNLQDPNRIQQKAKEFGLSLPQDKQVAHVAPDGAAGQPQKSGR from the coding sequence GTGGCCTACATCAACGGAAATCTGGCGCTGGAGCGCCGCCAAGAAGAGCAGTCGAAAGCCCGTCCGGCCAAACGGCCGTCCAAGCCGACCGCCCCTGCTCCCCGCAAAAACGCCCTGCCCCGGCAGGACAAGCTGCTTTACTTGTTTGCGATCGTGGTCGGGGTTGCGGTTGCGCTGACGGTGCTTTTTCGATATGCTCAAATCTACGGCATGAACGTGCAGCTGCAGAACATCGAGGCGAAAATCGAGAAGCTGCAGGCCGAGAACGTACAGCTTAAACGCGAAGTGATGAACCTACAGGACCCGAACCGGATACAGCAGAAAGCGAAGGAGTTCGGACTCAGCCTGCCGCAGGACAAGCAAGTGGCGCATGTCGCGCCGGACGGCGCAGCGGGACAACCGCAGAAAAGCGGAAGGTAA
- a CDS encoding ABC transporter ATP-binding protein: MAADAILEIRNLKKHFDLGKGRILKAVDNFSLTIRRGETFGLVGESGCGKSTAGRTIIRLYDRTDGEVLFNGKDVHKLKGRELRQFNREMQMVFQDPYASLNPRMTVQDIIAEGMDIHGLASGSKRRERVAELLREVGLNEEHAGRFPHEFSGGQRQRIGIARALAIEPQFIIADEPISALDVSVQAQVVNLFKRLQKERGLTYLFIAHDLAMVKHISDRIGVMYLGHLVEVTDAESLYARPLHPYTESLLSAIPIPDPQLERKRERIILKGEVPSPLNPPSGCPFRTRCPKAFDACSQIVPQLREVEPGRHVACHLY, from the coding sequence ATGGCGGCTGATGCCATTTTGGAAATACGCAATCTGAAGAAGCATTTCGATCTGGGAAAAGGCCGGATTCTGAAGGCGGTCGACAACTTCAGCCTGACGATTCGGCGCGGCGAGACGTTTGGCCTCGTCGGCGAGTCCGGCTGCGGCAAGTCGACCGCCGGACGGACGATTATCCGCCTGTACGACCGTACGGACGGGGAAGTGCTGTTCAACGGGAAGGACGTTCACAAGCTGAAGGGCCGCGAGTTGCGGCAGTTCAACCGCGAGATGCAGATGGTGTTCCAGGATCCGTACGCTTCGCTTAATCCGCGGATGACGGTACAGGACATCATCGCCGAAGGCATGGACATCCACGGTCTGGCATCCGGCTCGAAGCGCCGGGAGCGGGTGGCGGAGCTGCTGCGGGAGGTCGGCCTGAACGAAGAACATGCGGGCCGGTTCCCGCACGAGTTCTCCGGCGGCCAGCGGCAGCGGATCGGCATCGCCCGGGCGCTGGCGATCGAACCGCAGTTTATCATCGCGGACGAGCCGATCTCGGCGCTGGACGTGTCGGTGCAGGCGCAGGTCGTCAACCTGTTCAAGCGGCTGCAGAAGGAACGCGGCTTGACGTATCTGTTTATCGCGCACGATCTGGCCATGGTGAAGCATATTTCGGACCGGATCGGCGTGATGTATCTGGGCCATCTGGTGGAAGTGACGGACGCGGAATCGCTGTACGCGCGCCCGCTGCACCCGTATACGGAGTCGCTGCTGTCGGCGATTCCGATCCCCGATCCGCAGTTGGAGCGGAAGCGCGAGCGGATCATCCTGAAGGGCGAAGTGCCGAGTCCGCTGAACCCGCCGAGCGGCTGTCCGTTCCGGACGCGCTGTCCGAAGGCGTTCGACGCCTGCTCGCAAATCGTGCCGCAACTGCGGGAAGTGGAACCGGGACGTCACGTCGCTTGCCATTTGTATTAA
- a CDS encoding DUF4395 domain-containing protein, giving the protein MQEIPIRLVKSNQTGIVISLLLFLLTSQLWIVAILWAIQLIGLVSSGRLNVFARIGALLPAGGSGETQAAELTRFNNVLAVVFLSLSLIFFAAGWNIPGYVFAVGLLGAAGAALAGYCIGCTIYYQYKRLRRRL; this is encoded by the coding sequence ATGCAGGAGATTCCCATACGCCTCGTCAAGTCCAACCAGACCGGCATCGTCATCTCGCTGCTTCTTTTTTTGCTCACGTCTCAACTTTGGATCGTCGCGATTTTGTGGGCGATTCAACTGATCGGACTGGTCAGCAGTGGACGCCTGAACGTATTCGCCCGTATCGGAGCCCTGCTTCCCGCAGGCGGAAGCGGCGAGACGCAAGCGGCGGAGCTGACGCGGTTCAACAACGTGCTGGCGGTGGTGTTCCTGTCGCTTTCGCTGATTTTCTTCGCAGCCGGTTGGAACATCCCCGGTTACGTATTCGCGGTCGGCCTGCTTGGCGCTGCCGGAGCCGCCCTTGCCGGCTATTGCATCGGCTGCACGATATACTATCAGTACAAACGGCTGCGCCGCCGTCTGTAG
- a CDS encoding adenosylhomocysteinase: protein MSSNAAKERSIIADPSLAPNGHLKIDWVNAHMPVLNRIREQFEKERPFDGLKVTISLHLEAKTAYLAKVIQAGGADVTITGSNPLSTQDDVCAALVEDGITVFAKYNPGPEEYKELLIKSLESKPDLIIDDGGDLVTILHSERRDLLANLRGGAEETTTGILRLKALEKEGKLQFPMVAVNDAFCKYLFDNRYGTGQSVWDGINRTTNLVVAGKTVVVAGYGWCGKGVAMRAKGLGANVVVTEVDAIKAVEAYMDGFKVMPMVEAAKIGDYFVTVTGNRDIIRGEHYDVMKDGAILSNAGHFDVEVNKPELEARSVAKRTVRHNIEEYQLKDGRKVYVLAEGRLVNLAAGDGHPAEIMDMTFALQAMSLKYVNDNYKNIGNRVVNVPYELDEQVARFKLASLGISIDTLSAEQKAYLESWQEH, encoded by the coding sequence ATGAGCAGCAACGCAGCCAAAGAGCGCAGCATAATCGCCGACCCGTCGCTCGCCCCGAACGGGCATTTGAAGATCGATTGGGTGAATGCCCACATGCCGGTGCTGAACCGCATCCGCGAGCAGTTTGAGAAGGAGCGTCCCTTCGACGGTCTGAAGGTGACGATCTCGCTGCACCTGGAAGCGAAGACGGCCTATCTGGCCAAGGTTATTCAAGCGGGCGGAGCCGACGTCACGATTACCGGCAGCAACCCGCTGTCCACCCAGGACGACGTGTGCGCGGCGCTGGTGGAGGACGGCATCACCGTATTCGCGAAGTACAATCCGGGCCCCGAGGAGTACAAGGAGCTGCTGATCAAATCGCTGGAGTCGAAGCCGGATCTCATCATTGACGACGGCGGCGACCTGGTTACGATTCTGCACTCCGAGCGGCGCGACCTGCTCGCCAACTTGCGCGGGGGCGCGGAAGAAACGACCACCGGCATCCTGCGTCTGAAGGCGCTGGAGAAGGAAGGCAAGCTGCAATTCCCGATGGTCGCCGTCAACGACGCCTTCTGCAAATATTTGTTCGACAACCGCTACGGCACGGGACAATCGGTATGGGACGGCATCAACCGGACGACGAACCTCGTCGTCGCGGGTAAGACGGTTGTTGTCGCCGGCTACGGCTGGTGCGGCAAAGGGGTGGCGATGCGGGCCAAAGGACTCGGCGCCAACGTCGTCGTCACCGAGGTTGACGCGATCAAGGCCGTCGAGGCGTATATGGACGGCTTCAAGGTTATGCCGATGGTCGAAGCGGCCAAAATCGGCGATTATTTCGTCACCGTCACCGGCAACCGGGACATTATCCGCGGCGAGCATTACGATGTGATGAAGGACGGAGCGATTTTGTCCAACGCCGGCCACTTCGACGTCGAAGTGAACAAACCGGAGCTGGAAGCCCGCAGTGTCGCGAAGCGGACGGTTCGCCACAACATCGAAGAGTACCAGTTGAAGGACGGACGCAAGGTATACGTTCTCGCGGAAGGCCGCCTCGTCAACCTGGCGGCGGGCGACGGCCATCCGGCGGAAATTATGGATATGACGTTCGCGCTGCAGGCGATGTCGCTCAAATACGTCAACGACAATTACAAGAACATCGGCAACCGCGTCGTCAACGTGCCGTACGAGCTCGACGAGCAGGTCGCCCGGTTCAAGCTGGCGTCGCTCGGCATCTCCATCGATACGCTGTCGGCGGAGCAAAAAGCGTATCTGGAAAGCTGGCAGGAGCATTAA
- the bshC gene encoding bacillithiol biosynthesis cysteine-adding enzyme BshC: MQIEPYVSLPKPPLARDYLERFERVASLYEYDLRDAGAERRRVVWLDEARGEIAADREAIAKAVADYNRRVGNAPEAVDAALSLASPVTLAVAGGQQGGLFGGPMLTLFKAVTILQEARERSLRLGRPVVPVFWIAGEDHDWDEVNHTYVQSPEGGVTKLRMRRPADAPRASVSAIGLPEENWREALEELRANLPDTEFKPAMLDALRSGDGDSLTFSFARLLAALFGKHGLVLVDSADPALRRLESKAFARILRRNREIEAALAEGEAEVRSLGYEPQLAVQPGQANVFLLHEGERTLLFRDGAVYRNRRGTLACSEDELLALADEEPERFSNNVVTRPWMQDVLFPTVSVVLGPSEIAYWGMLRGVFAALGGQMPILVPRLEFTLIEGTVQKAMRKFGLSAADAMQSLDEKQAGWLAAQDGYRFADRLAEVKRQVAELYAPIVRDAEEVNPGLRKLAETNLDKIGQQIDFFAAKAEDALKTRHEAALRQWDRIRHAFLPLGKPQERVYNGSVFLNKYGTDWLHELTAANIPRDGVHRFVYI, from the coding sequence ATGCAGATCGAACCGTACGTGTCACTCCCGAAGCCGCCGCTGGCCCGCGATTATTTGGAGCGGTTTGAGCGCGTGGCTTCTTTATATGAATACGACTTGCGGGACGCTGGGGCCGAGCGCCGCCGCGTCGTGTGGCTGGACGAAGCCCGCGGCGAGATCGCGGCGGACCGCGAGGCGATCGCCAAGGCGGTCGCGGATTACAACCGGAGGGTGGGGAACGCTCCGGAAGCGGTCGATGCCGCGTTATCGCTTGCTTCGCCGGTGACGCTCGCCGTGGCGGGGGGCCAGCAGGGCGGCTTGTTCGGCGGGCCGATGCTGACGCTGTTCAAGGCGGTCACAATTCTCCAGGAGGCGAGAGAGCGGTCGCTTCGCCTCGGACGGCCGGTCGTGCCGGTGTTCTGGATCGCCGGCGAGGATCACGATTGGGACGAGGTGAACCATACGTACGTCCAATCGCCGGAAGGGGGCGTCACGAAGCTGCGGATGCGGCGGCCCGCCGATGCGCCGCGCGCCTCGGTCAGCGCGATCGGGCTGCCGGAGGAGAATTGGCGCGAGGCGCTCGAGGAACTGCGGGCGAATCTGCCCGACACCGAGTTCAAGCCGGCGATGCTCGACGCGCTCCGCTCCGGGGACGGCGACAGCCTGACCTTCTCGTTCGCCCGGCTGCTGGCGGCGCTGTTCGGCAAACACGGGCTCGTGCTCGTCGATTCGGCCGATCCCGCGCTGCGGCGGCTGGAGTCGAAGGCGTTCGCGCGTATTCTCCGCCGGAACCGCGAGATCGAGGCCGCTTTGGCCGAGGGCGAAGCGGAGGTGCGGTCGCTTGGCTACGAGCCTCAGCTAGCCGTTCAGCCGGGACAGGCGAACGTGTTCCTGCTTCACGAGGGGGAGCGGACGCTGTTGTTCCGCGACGGCGCCGTCTACCGCAACCGGCGGGGGACGCTGGCTTGCTCGGAGGACGAGCTGCTCGCCTTGGCGGACGAGGAGCCGGAGCGGTTCAGCAACAACGTCGTGACGCGGCCGTGGATGCAGGACGTGTTGTTCCCGACGGTCTCGGTTGTGCTTGGACCGTCGGAGATCGCGTATTGGGGCATGCTTCGGGGCGTATTCGCCGCGTTGGGCGGCCAGATGCCGATCCTGGTGCCCCGGCTGGAGTTCACGCTAATCGAGGGCACCGTACAGAAGGCGATGCGCAAGTTCGGCCTGAGCGCGGCCGACGCGATGCAGTCGCTGGACGAGAAGCAAGCCGGCTGGCTTGCGGCGCAGGACGGCTATCGCTTCGCGGATCGGCTGGCCGAAGTGAAACGGCAGGTCGCCGAGCTGTACGCCCCGATCGTGCGGGACGCGGAGGAGGTTAATCCGGGCTTGCGCAAGCTGGCCGAGACGAACCTCGACAAAATCGGGCAGCAGATCGATTTCTTCGCCGCCAAGGCGGAGGACGCCCTGAAGACGCGGCACGAGGCCGCGCTGCGCCAGTGGGACCGAATTCGGCATGCCTTTCTGCCTCTTGGTAAACCGCAGGAAAGAGTGTATAATGGGTCTGTCTTTTTGAATAAATACGGAACGGACTGGCTGCACGAGCTGACGGCCGCGAATATCCCGCGCGACGGCGTGCACCGGTTCGTGTATATATGA